In Cyanobium sp. WAJ14-Wanaka, a single genomic region encodes these proteins:
- the rpaB gene encoding response regulator transcription factor RpaB — MTATSPAKETILVVDDEASIRRILETRLSMIGYQVVTACDGVEALEIFNRINPDLVVLDVMMPRLDGYGVCQELRKESDVPIVMLTALGDVADRITGLELGADDYVVKPFSPKELEARIRCVLRRADKELGPGKPNSGLLLVSNLRIDTNKRQVYRGDERIRLTGMEFSLLELLVSRSGEPFGRGEILKEVWGYTPERHVDTRVVDVHISRLRSKLEDDPANPELILTARGTGYLFQRIVEAVAPEGA, encoded by the coding sequence ATGACGGCTACCTCACCCGCAAAAGAAACGATCCTTGTTGTCGACGACGAGGCCAGCATCCGGCGGATCCTGGAAACCAGGCTTTCGATGATTGGTTATCAGGTGGTGACCGCCTGCGATGGCGTCGAAGCCCTGGAGATCTTTAACCGCATCAACCCAGACCTGGTGGTGCTCGACGTAATGATGCCCAGGCTTGATGGCTATGGGGTCTGCCAGGAGCTGCGCAAGGAGTCGGATGTGCCGATCGTGATGCTCACCGCCCTGGGCGACGTGGCGGATCGCATCACTGGGCTCGAGCTAGGAGCCGACGACTACGTGGTCAAACCCTTCAGCCCCAAGGAGCTGGAGGCCCGGATTCGCTGCGTGCTGCGGCGGGCCGACAAGGAGCTGGGCCCCGGCAAACCCAATTCGGGCCTGCTCTTGGTCAGCAACCTGCGGATCGACACCAACAAGCGCCAGGTGTATCGCGGTGATGAGCGGATCCGCCTGACCGGCATGGAATTCAGCCTGCTGGAGCTGCTGGTCAGCCGCTCCGGTGAGCCCTTTGGTCGGGGTGAAATTCTCAAGGAGGTGTGGGGCTACACCCCTGAGCGTCATGTAGATACCCGGGTGGTGGATGTTCACATCTCCCGGCTTCGCTCCAAACTGGAGGATGATCCTGCCAACCCCGAGCTGATCCTCACGGCTCGGGGTACCGGATATCTGTTCCAACGCATCGTTGAAGCCGTTGCCCCTGAAGGAGCCTGA